The following are encoded together in the Chlorocebus sabaeus isolate Y175 chromosome 12, mChlSab1.0.hap1, whole genome shotgun sequence genome:
- the DMRTA1 gene encoding doublesex- and mab-3-related transcription factor A1, producing MEQSHCGSRDRGGSGRPHLAPGLVVAAAPPPPCPALPVPSGMQVPPAFLRPPSLFLRAAAAAAAAAAAATSGSGGCPPPPGLERGVGAVGCGYPRTPKCARCRNHGVVSALKGHKRFCRWRDCACAKCTLIAERQRVMAAQVALRRQQAQEESEARGLQRLLCSGLSGPPGGRASGGSGRAENPQSVGGPAAGAALGQGALRQASGSATPAFEVFQQDYPEEKQEQKESKCESCQNGQEEPISKSHQLYLGSSARSNGVVGKQSIGSSKLEYSNKHDSVLSPHPGEQSGGEESPRSLSSSDLESGNESEWVKDLTATKASLPTVSSRPRDPLDILTKIFPNYRRSRLEGILQFCKGDVVQAIEQVLNGREHKPDNRNLANSEELENTAFQRASSFSLAGIGFGTLGNKSAFSPLQTTSASYGGDSNLYSLNPRVGISPLRVAYSSVGRGLSGFMSPYLTPGLVPTLPFRPALDYAFSGMIRDSSYLSSKDSITCGRLYFRPNQDNL from the exons ATGGAGCAGTCACACTGTGGCAGCAGAGACCGAGGCGGTAGCGGCCGACCCCACCTGGCCCCTGGGCTGGTGGTGGCGGCTGCCCCTCCACCCCCATGCCCGGCGTTGCCGGTACCATCGGGGATGCAGGTTCCCCCAGCGTTCCTGCGGCCGCCCAGCCTCTTTCTGCGAGCAGcggccgcggccgccgccgccgccgccgcagccacctcaggaagcggaggctgcCCGCCGCCTCCCGGGCTAGAGAGGGGGGTGGGCGCGGTGGGCTGCGGCTACCCGCGGACGCCCAAGTGCGCCCGCTGTCGCAACCATGGCGTGGTGTCAGCGCTCAAGGGCCACAAGCGCTTCTGTCGCTGGCGGGACTGCGCGTGTGCCAAGTGCACCCTGATCGCCGAGCGCCAGCGCGTCATGGCCGCCCAGGTGGCGCTGCGCAGGCAGCAGGCGCAGGAGGAGAGCGAAGCCCGGGGGCTACAGAGGCTCCTGTGCTCGGGGCTCTCCGGGCCCCCCGGGGGTCGGGCATCCGGGGGCAGCGGCAGAGCCGAGAATCCACAGTCCGTGGGCGGCCCTGCTGCGGGGGCTGCGCTGGGACAGGGTGCCTTGAGACAGGCCAGTGGTTCCGCGACCCCCGCTTTCGAGGTTTTCCAGCAAGATTATCCTGAGGAAAAACAAG AACAAAAAGAGAGTAAATGTGAGTCATGCCAGAATGGACAAGAAGAACCGATCTCCAAATCCCATCAGCTTTACCTGGGATCATCTGCTAGGTCTAATGGTGTCGTTGGGAAACAAAGTATCGGGTCATCTAAATTAGAATATTCCAACAAGCATGATAGTGTCCTCTCTCCTCATCCTGGAGAGCAATCAGGAGGTGAAGAGAGTCCCAGGTCCTTATCATCCTCTGATCTGGAATCTGGAAATGAAAGTGAATGGGTCAAAGACTTGACTGCGACCAAGGCAAGCCTTCCTACAGTGTCCTCAAGACCAAGAGATCCTCTTGATATCCTTACTAAGATTTTCCCAAATTACAGGCGCAGCCGGCTAGAAGGCATTCTACAGTTCTGCAAAGGGGATGTGGTCCAAGCTATTGAACAGGTTTTAAATGGCAGAGAACACAAGCCGGACAACAGGAACCTAGCAAACTCAGAAGAACTGGAAAACACAGCCTTTCAGAGAGCTTCAAGTTTTAGTCTTGCTGGAATTGGTTTTGGAACTCTAGGTAATAAATCAGCTTTCTCTCCTCTTCAAACTACTTCTGCTTCTTATGGAGGTGATTCAAATCTCTACAGCTTAAATCCTAGAGTAGGTATCAGTCCATTAAGGGTGGCATATTCTTCTGTAGGAAGAGGGTTATCTGGTTTTATGTCACCCTACCTAACACCTGGGTTGGTACCCACCTTGCCTTTTCGGCCAGCTTTGGATTATGCCTTTTCAGGGATGATTAGAGATTCTTCCTACCTTTCCAGTAAAGACTCAATAACTTGTGGCAGACTGTACTTCAGACCAAATCAGGACAATCTGTAA